Genomic window (Acidobacteriota bacterium):
CGCGTACGGCGATCTGCGGATCATCGTGCCCGCGTCAGGGGAATGGCGGGCGGCCGTGTCGGCCGCCGAGCTGATCGTCACCCGGACCGTCCACCGGGTGGATGCCGGGTTGCTCGCGGCCGCCCCGAGGCTGCGGGCTGTGATCCAGGCGAGCGCGGGGATCGACAACGTCGACACCGGGGCGGCCCGGGAGCGTGGCGTGGAGGTGATCCAGGTCGAGCCGGAGAATGCCGCCGCCGTCGCCGAATTGACGCTGATGTCGATGATCGCCCTGGCACGCGGCGTCCGGGACCACTGGCGGTCGCTCGCCGGGGGGACATGGCCGGACCGCGACCGGTGCGCGGGCCGGCAGCTCCACGGGGCGGCCGTCGGCATCGTCGGTCTCGGCCGGGTCGGGACCCGAGTGGCCCGCCTCGCCGGCGCCGCGGGAATGAGGGTGATCGCCGTCGATCCCTACGTGGAGGACGAGCGGTTCGCGCTGGTGGGGGCCGAGCGGCGGTGGAGCCTCGAGGCGCTGCTGCCCGAGGCGGAGTTTCTCACCCTCCACTGCCCCCTCACGCCGGAAACGCGTGACATGATCGGTCCCGCGGAACTCGACCTCCTGCCCGCGGGGGCCTTCGTCGTCAACACCGCCAGGGGCGAGATCCTCGACGAGGCCGCCTTGTACGAAGGGATCGAAAAGGGAAGGATCGCCGGCGCCGCTCTCGACGTCTTCCGCGGGGAACCCGAACCCGACCCGCGGCTCGTCGGCCACCCGGCCGTCCTGCCCACGCCGCACATCGCCGGCCACACCGTCCAGTCGCGCGAGCGGCGCCTGGCGAACCTCGAGAAGGCGGTGGTGGACGCGGCGAATCGCCTGCTCCGGGGCGCGAGCCGGTGAGCAGCAGTCCGGTGCCCCGCCTGGCGGTCCTCACCCTCCTGCTCGCCTCGGGCGGCGGTTTCGTGGCCGCCGCGCCGGGCCTGGAGGCCTCCGGAAAGCGGGGAGGCGGTGCGGTCCTGATCTGGCCGGACGCGGAGCCCCCCGAGGCGGGCCGCGTCGCCTTGGAAGCGGTGACGCGGACCCTGGCCGCCGATTCCGGAGGAGTGCGGCCCGTGGCCGGCATCCTCCCGTGGGGACCGGCCGGGGGCTTCGTCGCCGAACCCGGCCGGGAGGAGGAAGTCGTCCAGTTGCTCGGACGGCTGGCCGAGCTTCCGGATCCGGGTCCGGAAGCGCTCGGGGCCGCGATCGCCGATGCGGCGCGGGCCGACGGGCCGGGCCGGCTGGCGCGCGATGCCGCGGTCGCCATGCTCGTTCCCTCCGGTGCCGGACGCGGCCTCCTCCCGGGGGAGCGAGACGCGCTCACCCCCGAACGGCTCGCCGATTGGCTCGAGGCGGCCCGCGGAAGCCCGGTCCTCGTGCGGGAGGCGGGAGACCCGCGCCTCGCGGCACGGATCGCCGAGACGCTGAGGGGGCTGCCCCGCGCGGAGGGACCCGGGCCGGTCGCGCTGGGAAAGGGCGGCCGGGTGGTGCTCGACCAGGATTCCTCCCGCTGCGGCCTCGCGCTGGCCATCCCCGTGCCGGACGAGACGGCCGGCCGGCACGGTCCGGCGTTGGCTTTGCTGGCGGAGCTGCTGGCGGAAGGACCCGGCTCCATCGCCCAGCGCCTGTCCGTCGCGACGGGTGGCCGGGCCGAGGCGCACGCCGAGCTGATCGGCGCGGGGACGGCGGCCGTTCTCGCGCTCTCCGCGGAAGTGCCCTGCGAAAGGGTGCAGGACGCGTGGCGGACGATGCTCGCCGGCCCGCCATCGTTTCGCGAACTGCCACCGAGCCAACCGGCGCTCGTGGCGGCACGGCGGAGGCTGGACGCGCTCGCCGAGTCCCTGGAACCTGCCGAGCGCCTCCTCGACGGGGCCGCGGGCGCCACCCCTTGGCGTTGGCCTCCACCGCGGCGCTGGAGCGCGCCGCCCGGCGCGCCGGAGGTGGCGGCGGCGGCGAGGGATCTCCCGCCGCCGGCGGCGATGGCAGCCGTGCTCGCGCCGGGGCTCGCGGCTCCACCGGCTCTCGCGGAAGCGCCGCGCCTTCCCGCGGCCGATTTCTGTCCACAGGCACCGGACCTCCGCTGCCCGCCCGGGGATGACGACGAAGCGGGAGAGGCGTCGGCGCTCGCGCGCCGGCTGCTCGACCGCCTCGCTCCCGGCGGTTTCGCCGGATCTCCCTTCGAGGCGCGCTACGCGGCCCGCGAGGAAACGCCGGCCGGGCCCGCCGAAGCGACGCTCGAGCTCCGGGCGGATGCCGAGCAGCTCCGGCTCCGCGTCAGCGGCGCGGGCTGGACGATGGAGGCGGCAGCCCCCGGGAACAGCGCGCGGGTCGTCCGAAGGGGCCGCCCGCCGGCCTCGGCCTATCTCGGCGGAGCGGAGCGCGTGGAGGCATTCGCCTACCGGCAGCCGGCGGTGCTCGCCGCGGCCGTGGCGGGCGGAGTGCTCGCGGGGCGAGCGGAGGAGGCCTCCTGCGGGGACCGGAACTGCCCCGCTCTGGCGGCGGACCTCCCCGGCGGGGGGGAGCTGCGGCTCGTCCTGCGCCCGGAGGGCGGGGGGATCGACCGGCTGGAAATCTGGTTCGGCGGGGCCCGCGGGAGCGGCAAGGTCCCGGACGAGGTGGTGCGGTACGAAGAATGGCACCGGTACGGCGGGGTCGAACTCGCCTCGCGCCTCGTGATCGAGCGCTCCACGCAGCCGGTCGAGACTTGGGAACTCGTCGAATGGCGCTGGGGATCGTTCCCGGGGGCCGGGGCGCCCGCCCCCGATCCGCGTTAGACTCCGACCCTTTTCGCAACCGATCCGACGGGACCACCGCGATGACGAGTTCTCACGGCCCGAAGGCGACGCCGCCGAACCGGCAGCGGCTGACCGAGGTGACGGTCCGGCTGGCCGGCGATTCCGGGGACGGAATTCAGGTCGCCGGGAGCCAGCTCACGGCCACCTCGGCCCTCGCCGGCAACGACGTGGCCACTTTCCCCGACTATCCGGCGGAGATCAGGGCGCCGGCCGGGACGCTCCCGGGCGTGTCCGGGTTCCAACTGCAGTTCTCGTCCCACGATGTCCGGACTCCCGGCGACCGTCCCGATGCGCTGGTGGCCTTCAACCCCGCCGCGCTGCGCGTCAATCTTCCCGAACTGAAGCGGGGAGGTGTCCTCATCGTCAACGAGGACGCGTTCGACGAGACCAGCCTGAAAAAGGCGGGCTACTCGCGCAACCCGCTCGACGGGGACGAGCTGTCGGAATACCGGCTCTTCCGCGTTCCGCTGACACGCCTCACGCGGGAGGCGCTGGCGGACTCCGGCTTGACGACACGGCAAGTCGATCGGTGCAAGAACTTCTTCGCGCTCGGGATCCTGTACTGGCTGTACAGCCGGAATGTCGAGCCGACCGTCGGCTGGCTCCGGGAGAAGTTCGCGCGCCGGCCCGAGCTGGCCCGGGCCAACGAGAAGGCGCTCCGGGCCGGGTACAACTACGCGGAGACCGTCGGGATCTTCCAGACCGTCTACGAGGTGCCGGCGGCGGATTTCCCGCCGGGGACCTACCGCAACCTCGACGGCAACGAAGCGGTCGCCCTGGCGCTGGCGACGGTGGCGCAGAAGAGCGGTCTGAAGGTGGTCCTGGGTTCCTACCCGATCACGCCGGCGTCGACGATCCTGCACCGCGCGAGCCGGTTGGCGCGATTCGGCGTGCTCACGTTCCAGGCGGAGGACGAGATCGCGGCGGTCGGCGCGGCTGTCGGCGCCTCCTTCGCCGGTGCACTCGGAGTCTCCACGACGAGCGGCCCGGGAATGGTCCTGAAGAGCGAGATCATCGGCCTGGCTGGGATGGTCGAGCTGCCGCTGCTGGTGATCGACGTACAGCGTGCCGGGCCGTCCACGGGCATGCCGACCAAGACGGAGCAAGCCGATCTCCTGATGGCGCTGTACGGGCGCCACGGAGAGCTGCCTCTTCCGGTGTTCGCCGCCGGGAGTCCCGGGGATTGCTTCTGGACCGTGCTCGAAGCGGCCCGGGTCGCGATCCGGTTCCGCACGCCCGTGATCGTTCTCTCGGAGGGTTATCTGGCGAGCGGAGCGGAGCCGTGGCGCGTCCCGGACCCGGAGGAAATCGAGCCGATCGATCCCGGTTTCCTCGTCGACGCGGCCGAATTCTCCGGTGTCTACGCGAGGGACCCCCGGACGCTCGCCCGGCCGTGGATCAAGCCGGGAACGCCGGGCCTGGAACATCGCATCGGTGGACTGGAGAAGAACGAGAAAGGAGAGGTCTCGTACGATCCGGCCAACCACGAGCGCATGGTCCGGCTCCGCGCAGCCAAGCTCGAGGCGATCGCGCGCGAGTTGCCGCCGGCGAAGCTCGACCAGGGCGAGGAGGGTGACGATCTCCTGGTCCTCGGGTGGGGCGGGACGTACGGAGCGGTTTCGGAGGCCGTCGCGCGGTTGCGGGACCGCGGGCGCCGCGTGGCCAGCCTGAACCTGAGGCATCTCAATCCCCTGCCGCGCGGACTCGGGGAGCTGATCCAAAAATTCTCGAAAGTGCTCGTCCCCGAGTTGAACAGCGGCCAACTCCAGCGCGTTCTCGAAGCGACCTTCCACCGCCCGCTCGACGGCCTGCACAAGATCCAGGGCCAGCCGTTCCGGGTCTACGAGATCGAGGAGCGCGCCGAAGCGATGCTGGGAGCGCAACCATGAATCCCACCGGAGCGCCGGGCCTGCGGAAGAAAGACTTCGCCAGCGACCAGGAGGTTCGCTGGTGTCCCGGTTGCGGGGACTACGCGATCCTGAACGCTGTCCAGACGGTCTTCGCCGAGCTGGGTCTTCCGCGAGAGCGCTTCGTGGTGGTGTCGGGAATCGGGTGCGCGAGCCGGTTTCCGTACTACGTCGAGACGTACGGTTTCCACACGGTTCACGGGCGCGCGCCGACGTTCGCAACGGGGGTCAAGCTGGCGAACCCCGAGCTGTCGGTCTGGGTCATCACCGGCGACGGCGACGCCTTGGCGATCGGGGGCAACCACTTGATCCATGCGCTCCGGCGGAACGTCGACGTGAACATCCTGCTGTTCAACAACCGCATCTACGGGCTCACGAAAGGCCAGTACTCGCCCACCTCCGAGCGGGGAAAGCGCACACCTTCGTCTCCGGACGGCTCCCTCGACCGGCCGTTCAACCCGGTGTCGGTGGCGCTGGGGGCGAACGCCACGTTCGTCGCACGGTCGATCGACCGCTTCGGCGCCCACCTGCGCGCGGTCCTCAAGCGCGCCGCGGAGCATCGGGGAGCCTCCTTCGTCGAGATCTACCAGAACTGCAATATCTTCAACGACGGCGCGTTCGCGCCGCTCACCGACAGGGACGGCAGGCACGAGAACGTGCTCTATCTGGAGCACGGGAAGCCGATGCGCTTCGGCAAGGCGCTCGAACGCGGGATCGCGATCGGGCCCGACGGCCTGCCACGGATCGTCGACGCGGACAAGGACGACGCGGCCGTGCTGATCCACGACGAAAGCCAGGAGAGCCCGGCCACGGCCTTCATGCTCGGTCAGATGTCGCCGCCGGAGTTTCCGCTTCCCATCGGTGTGCTCCGGGCCGTGCAGGCTCCGGTCTTCGACCGGGAGCACGCGTCGCGGATGGAGCGCGCTGCCGCGACTCCCGGGCCGGATCTGGCGGAGCTCCTCCGGGGGCCGAACCCCTGGCGCGTGTGAGGGGGGTGTTCAGTTTCCGACACCCGGATTGCCCCGCAGGCGGCTCCAGGCCACATTCGACAGCGAGGGTCGACACCCGTTCGACGGGAAAGGGCGGCTTGCACGACGAGCAGAGCAGCGAACGGCGCGAAGAGCGTTTGGAGGCCGGGTGGGAGCGCACCCCGAAGGTGCCGCTCTTCCTGGTCCTTCTCCTCGTGGTCCTCGGCGTCGCCCTGACCCCTCTGGCCCTATTCGGCTGGCTGACGGTCCGGGGGATGCGCGAGTCGCTGGTGACCGCGCAGCAGGAGCGCCAGCTCCAGGTCGCCGCCTCCGTTGCCCAGCGGTTCGATGCCTTCCTCCAGCAGACCGGACGCGAGGCGGTCAAGCTGGCGGAGCTGCTCGGCAGCCGGGGGGGTGTACCGGCGCTCGAGGAGTTCCTTGACCGCACGGTGGTCCTGGCCCGCTTCACGCCGGTGCGGGGCCGCCCCGCGGCGGTGATGGCCCCCGAGCTCGTCCTCACCGACGAACTGCGGGATGCGCTCGACCGCGACGGCCGCATTCTCCTTGAGAGCGGCGCCGCGCCGGTCCCGGCGGCCGCCCGCGAAGCGGTTCTCGGCGGGCCCTACGCTCTGGGACCGAGCCGGATCCTCGCCGTGACCGTGTCCGCCCCCGTGCAGCGCCGCGGCGAGCTGCTCGGGGTGTTCCAGGAGATCGCCCTGCTGCAGGAACTGTGGGCCGAGGTGAAGTCGTCGGTCCCGCCTCCCACACGCGTTCTCCTGATCGACCCGACCGGGCAGGTGGTGGCTTCGTCGGGAGACGGGCCGTCCGGGACGCTCGCCGAGCGCGGGATCGTGGCCGAGCTGCTGCGCGCGGCGGGCGGAGCGCGAGGAGCCCGCGCCTACGAGATTCGGCAGCCGGACGGGCGCACGCGGCGCGTGCTCGGCTCGTTCAGCACCACCGATCAGGGGTGGGGCGTTCTGGTGGAGGTCGACGAAGCCCTGGCGCTCGCGCCGGTGCGCCGCATGCTCGAGGACGTCACGTTCGGCGGAGCCCTGGCGGCGGGGCTGGCGCTCGTGGCTGCGCTGGTGCTGGGCGGGGCGATCAGCCGGCCGATCACGAGGCTCGCGGGAATCTCCCGGCGCCTGGCTCGCGGCGACTTCTCCGTCGACGCCGCCCCCTCGAGGGTCCGGGAACTCGATCAGTTGGCCCGGAGCTTCAATCGCATGGCCCGGCAGCTCGGCGAGCTGGTGGAGCGGTTCCGCGCCGGTGCCCGCGAGGCCAACGCGATGTTCCTCGGCGTCATCCGGGCCCTCGCCGACGCGATCGACGAGAAGGACCCTTACACCAAGGGTCACTCCGTGCGCGTCAACCGCTACGCGGTGGTGATCGGCCGGTATCTCGGGCAGAGCCGGGACGTGCTGCGCGAACTCCACGTCGCGTCCCTGCTCCATGACGTGGGGAAGATCGGGATCGACGACGCCATCCTCAAGAAACCCTCGGCGCTCACCCCCGAGGAGTTCGAGGTGATGAAGACCCACACCGACAGGGGGGCGAAGATCATGGGGCGGATCCCGCAGATGAAGGGGATCATTCCGGGGCTCCGCTTCCATCACGAGCGCTGGCAGGGCGGGGGATATCCTGCCGGTCTTCGGGGCGAGGAGATTCCCCTGCAGGCCCGGATCATCGCGGTGGCCGACGCGTTCGACGCCATGACCACCGACCGGCCGTACCAGAACGCCCTCGACGTGGAGAGCGCGGTGGCCCGGATCAACGACCTGAAGGGGATCGCCTTCGCGCCGGAGGTCGTCGAGGCGTTCAACAGGGCCTACGAGGCGGGCGAGTTGGACGAGATCCTCGCCTCCCGTCCCGGCCCGCGGCGCGTAACCCCGGCCCGGGCGGGGGCGCGCGCCTGAGCGGCGCTTCACGAGGGGTCGCGCAGCTCCTCCCACGGGATCGGACGGCCCGTCCGGAGCAGCCGGAGCGCCCAATTCACTTTCTCGTGCCGGAGCACCTGCAGGCGTCCCCTGCGGCGGAGCAACTCGCGCTTGAGCATCATCAACCGGGGGATCCCCTCGCGCCCCACGATGTGCGCGTAGGCGAGCAGAGGCGTGACCGTCCTTGCGTGCTCGGCCCGGAAGGCCCGCTCGAGCTCCTGGGCGACGTGCTTCGAGCGGGCATAGCGCGCCAGCGCCCGGACCGCTTCCTCCCGCGTGCGGCGGAGTTCCGGATCCCGGTACGACTCCTCCGTGAGGAGGGACACGAGAAACGACGTGGCCCGCTCGCTACCGATCCGTCCCAGCGCCTGTGGCACCAGATGAGCTCGAGCCGGCTCGAGCCTCCCGATCAGGCGGCAGAGCGGCTCGACCGCGCGGGCAT
Coding sequences:
- a CDS encoding 2-oxoacid:acceptor oxidoreductase subunit alpha, whose product is MTSSHGPKATPPNRQRLTEVTVRLAGDSGDGIQVAGSQLTATSALAGNDVATFPDYPAEIRAPAGTLPGVSGFQLQFSSHDVRTPGDRPDALVAFNPAALRVNLPELKRGGVLIVNEDAFDETSLKKAGYSRNPLDGDELSEYRLFRVPLTRLTREALADSGLTTRQVDRCKNFFALGILYWLYSRNVEPTVGWLREKFARRPELARANEKALRAGYNYAETVGIFQTVYEVPAADFPPGTYRNLDGNEAVALALATVAQKSGLKVVLGSYPITPASTILHRASRLARFGVLTFQAEDEIAAVGAAVGASFAGALGVSTTSGPGMVLKSEIIGLAGMVELPLLVIDVQRAGPSTGMPTKTEQADLLMALYGRHGELPLPVFAAGSPGDCFWTVLEAARVAIRFRTPVIVLSEGYLASGAEPWRVPDPEEIEPIDPGFLVDAAEFSGVYARDPRTLARPWIKPGTPGLEHRIGGLEKNEKGEVSYDPANHERMVRLRAAKLEAIARELPPAKLDQGEEGDDLLVLGWGGTYGAVSEAVARLRDRGRRVASLNLRHLNPLPRGLGELIQKFSKVLVPELNSGQLQRVLEATFHRPLDGLHKIQGQPFRVYEIEERAEAMLGAQP
- a CDS encoding 2-oxoacid:ferredoxin oxidoreductase subunit beta translates to MNPTGAPGLRKKDFASDQEVRWCPGCGDYAILNAVQTVFAELGLPRERFVVVSGIGCASRFPYYVETYGFHTVHGRAPTFATGVKLANPELSVWVITGDGDALAIGGNHLIHALRRNVDVNILLFNNRIYGLTKGQYSPTSERGKRTPSSPDGSLDRPFNPVSVALGANATFVARSIDRFGAHLRAVLKRAAEHRGASFVEIYQNCNIFNDGAFAPLTDRDGRHENVLYLEHGKPMRFGKALERGIAIGPDGLPRIVDADKDDAAVLIHDESQESPATAFMLGQMSPPEFPLPIGVLRAVQAPVFDREHASRMERAAATPGPDLAELLRGPNPWRV
- a CDS encoding HD domain-containing protein, with product MHDEQSSERREERLEAGWERTPKVPLFLVLLLVVLGVALTPLALFGWLTVRGMRESLVTAQQERQLQVAASVAQRFDAFLQQTGREAVKLAELLGSRGGVPALEEFLDRTVVLARFTPVRGRPAAVMAPELVLTDELRDALDRDGRILLESGAAPVPAAAREAVLGGPYALGPSRILAVTVSAPVQRRGELLGVFQEIALLQELWAEVKSSVPPPTRVLLIDPTGQVVASSGDGPSGTLAERGIVAELLRAAGGARGARAYEIRQPDGRTRRVLGSFSTTDQGWGVLVEVDEALALAPVRRMLEDVTFGGALAAGLALVAALVLGGAISRPITRLAGISRRLARGDFSVDAAPSRVRELDQLARSFNRMARQLGELVERFRAGAREANAMFLGVIRALADAIDEKDPYTKGHSVRVNRYAVVIGRYLGQSRDVLRELHVASLLHDVGKIGIDDAILKKPSALTPEEFEVMKTHTDRGAKIMGRIPQMKGIIPGLRFHHERWQGGGYPAGLRGEEIPLQARIIAVADAFDAMTTDRPYQNALDVESAVARINDLKGIAFAPEVVEAFNRAYEAGELDEILASRPGPRRVTPARAGARA